A single genomic interval of Asinibacterium sp. OR53 harbors:
- a CDS encoding GIY-YIG nuclease family protein, which produces METFGKNIRIYLKDGTVTGIKFGEVVNHTIQAVSFPRSRASEIGNYAEARKPGVYFLLGIDEDTNEPMVYIGEAENVFDRLQNHIANKDFWNEVIFFVGKDENLTKSHVKYLESRLINIAFSTKRYKVGNSNQPQQSSLPMADRDAMEEFLTFMRLLLGVFGHKLMEDVTPQSKKQLMESLASPSVITKPQQVNDGYLELSLSVSGLKASAIQTDEGIVVLKGSEAAKEPTNGLQAGYAALRDRLIKNGVLVLIGSKYIFQSDHLFDAASPAAAVIVGYNINGRHNWRDINGKSLKEIEKEKLLSAV; this is translated from the coding sequence ATGGAAACTTTTGGGAAAAACATACGAATCTATTTAAAAGATGGTACGGTTACTGGAATAAAATTCGGTGAAGTTGTGAATCATACAATCCAAGCAGTATCATTTCCCAGATCAAGAGCATCTGAAATAGGTAATTATGCAGAAGCAAGGAAACCCGGTGTGTACTTCCTTTTAGGCATAGATGAAGACACAAATGAACCGATGGTTTATATTGGAGAAGCAGAGAACGTGTTCGACAGATTGCAAAACCATATCGCAAACAAAGATTTTTGGAATGAGGTTATCTTTTTTGTCGGTAAGGACGAAAACCTGACTAAATCGCACGTAAAGTATTTAGAGAGTCGTCTTATTAACATAGCGTTTTCTACAAAACGATATAAAGTAGGTAATTCCAATCAACCCCAACAGTCATCCTTACCGATGGCAGATCGTGACGCGATGGAGGAGTTTTTAACATTTATGCGACTTCTGTTGGGTGTGTTTGGCCATAAGTTAATGGAAGATGTAACCCCCCAAAGCAAAAAACAGCTTATGGAAAGCTTGGCATCACCTTCTGTCATTACAAAGCCTCAACAGGTAAATGATGGTTATTTGGAGTTGTCACTGTCTGTATCAGGATTAAAAGCTTCCGCTATCCAAACGGATGAAGGAATTGTTGTTTTGAAAGGATCAGAGGCTGCAAAAGAACCTACAAACGGTTTACAAGCAGGTTATGCTGCTTTAAGAGACAGGCTCATTAAAAACGGTGTTTTAGTTCTGATAGGTAGTAAATATATATTCCAAAGTGATCATTTATTTGATGCTGCTTCTCCTGCAGCAGCCGTTATAGTGGGTTATAATATCAATGGGCGCCATAACTGGCGAGACATAAATGGGAAATCATTGAAGGAGATAGAGAAGGAGAAATTGTTATCTGCGGTATAA
- a CDS encoding type II toxin-antitoxin system RelE/ParE family toxin, which produces MNIEIRKSFEKDALKLPGATQVQLAKVIDQLSRIEKLSDLISCKKLSGFKNAYRIRMGEYRIGFIFENGTVELVRVLGRKEIYKYFP; this is translated from the coding sequence GTGAATATAGAAATTCGCAAGTCCTTTGAAAAAGATGCACTGAAACTCCCGGGTGCAACTCAGGTTCAGCTTGCCAAGGTGATAGATCAATTATCACGTATTGAAAAGCTATCAGACCTGATTTCGTGTAAAAAACTCTCCGGATTTAAAAATGCGTATCGTATCAGGATGGGTGAATATAGGATTGGATTCATTTTTGAAAATGGAACTGTTGAATTGGTACGTGTTCTGGGAAGAAAAGAGATTTATAAGTACTTTCCCTAA
- a CDS encoding bifunctional 2-polyprenyl-6-hydroxyphenol methylase/3-demethylubiquinol 3-O-methyltransferase UbiG — MRKKTIKWSLAQSLEIRWWKNYLIGKDPEAYLIKKKAYWHKVLLLIQRWQPAEGMAVLDCGCGPAGIFIALPVNLSVDAEDPLLDAYIQLPHFKREWYPNVHFFSVPLEDFVPSRLYDTIFCMNAINHVSDIHLCYDKLAGWLKPGGKLIITIDAHNHTFFRQLFRFTGFDALHPHQYNLAEYGQMLTERKLLLEQTILIKKEFFFNHYLQVAVKPIA; from the coding sequence ATGAGAAAAAAAACAATAAAATGGTCGCTGGCTCAATCGCTTGAGATCCGATGGTGGAAAAACTATTTGATTGGTAAAGATCCGGAAGCATACCTGATTAAGAAAAAAGCTTACTGGCATAAGGTATTGTTGCTGATACAACGCTGGCAACCGGCAGAAGGCATGGCTGTATTGGATTGTGGATGTGGTCCTGCGGGGATTTTTATCGCATTGCCTGTTAACTTATCTGTGGATGCGGAAGATCCTTTACTGGATGCTTATATTCAGTTGCCGCATTTTAAAAGGGAGTGGTACCCGAATGTTCATTTCTTTTCTGTTCCGTTGGAAGATTTCGTTCCATCCCGCTTATACGATACCATTTTCTGTATGAATGCTATTAACCATGTAAGTGATATCCATTTGTGTTATGATAAACTGGCAGGTTGGTTAAAGCCAGGTGGTAAATTAATCATTACGATCGATGCACATAACCATACTTTTTTTAGGCAACTCTTCCGTTTTACTGGGTTTGATGCCCTGCATCCGCACCAGTATAACCTTGCAGAATATGGACAAATGTTAACCGAGCGCAAATTATTACTTGAACAAACTATCTTGATTAAAAAAGAATTCTTTTTTAATCATTACCTGCAGGTGGCCGTAAAACCTATTGCATAA
- a CDS encoding DUF6036 family nucleotidyltransferase, which yields MSNIFNDDFRDFLSALNNNEVRYLLVGGFSVILHGYSRTTGDIDIWVERTSENYQKLKKAFSEFGMSVFDMTEDNFLFHPNWDVFTFGNPPVAIDVMIRVKGLDFETCFNQSVLFEDDELKIRTIHKNNLIEAKKVSGRSKDINDLENLQPE from the coding sequence TTGAGCAACATTTTCAACGACGATTTCAGAGACTTCCTGTCTGCACTTAATAACAATGAAGTCCGTTATTTACTTGTTGGCGGGTTCTCTGTGATATTACATGGTTATTCCCGCACAACCGGCGACATAGATATATGGGTTGAACGTACGAGTGAGAATTATCAAAAGCTAAAAAAAGCTTTTTCTGAATTTGGTATGTCGGTTTTCGATATGACGGAAGATAACTTTCTGTTTCATCCGAATTGGGACGTATTCACATTTGGAAATCCGCCTGTAGCAATCGATGTTATGATACGTGTGAAAGGGTTGGATTTTGAAACTTGTTTCAATCAATCAGTATTATTTGAAGATGACGAATTGAAGATCAGAACTATTCATAAGAACAATCTGATTGAAGCCAAAAAAGTATCGGGTAGGTCAAAAGACATCAACGACCTTGAAAACCTTCAGCCTGAATGA
- a CDS encoding Fic family protein — protein sequence MHTSKLDFNSKDMQKVIQLIGKIDAFKGRWGSIENKSDRYLRELRKIATIESIGSSTRIEGAVLTDEEVQQLVNNIRITEFKSRDEEEVFGYYEALDIILDNASSIELSESYILQMHAILLKYSSKDQRHKGAYKNLPNSVVANYPDGNQRTIFNTTVPHLTQKEMQEMIDWVNTALQQSSVHPLLVIGLCVYEFLSIHPFQDGNGRTSRLLTTLLLLRTGYEFAQYISFEHIIEERKKEYYRVLMHDQQLRGTDKEIISEWMLFFLSSLEILIEKLEAKYASYKERGNYINERQQQIIQYIEEKQPVKLNDIVKGLPDLSVHTIKKDLQLLVQQQMISKAGEKKGTVYIKRLNT from the coding sequence ATGCATACTTCAAAACTGGATTTCAATAGCAAGGATATGCAAAAGGTCATCCAGTTAATTGGCAAGATAGATGCTTTTAAAGGACGATGGGGGAGCATTGAAAACAAGAGCGATCGTTATTTACGGGAACTAAGGAAAATTGCCACCATTGAAAGTATCGGTTCCTCAACGAGAATCGAAGGAGCTGTTTTGACAGACGAAGAAGTGCAACAATTGGTAAATAATATCAGGATCACGGAATTTAAAAGCAGGGATGAAGAAGAAGTATTCGGCTATTATGAAGCCCTGGACATTATTTTAGATAATGCATCCAGCATTGAATTATCAGAGTCATACATACTGCAAATGCACGCCATTCTATTAAAGTATAGCAGCAAAGACCAAAGACATAAAGGCGCATACAAGAATTTGCCCAACTCCGTTGTTGCTAATTACCCTGATGGTAATCAAAGAACCATATTCAATACAACTGTACCCCACCTGACACAAAAGGAAATGCAGGAAATGATTGATTGGGTGAATACAGCTTTACAGCAATCGTCTGTTCATCCATTATTGGTCATTGGGCTATGCGTGTATGAATTCTTATCTATCCATCCTTTTCAGGATGGCAATGGAAGGACGTCGCGGTTACTTACAACATTATTATTACTGAGAACAGGATATGAATTTGCACAATACATCTCATTCGAACATATCATTGAAGAAAGAAAAAAAGAATACTACCGTGTATTAATGCACGATCAGCAGCTCAGGGGAACTGATAAAGAAATTATCAGTGAATGGATGCTGTTTTTTTTAAGTAGCCTTGAAATATTGATAGAGAAACTGGAAGCTAAGTATGCTTCTTACAAAGAACGGGGTAACTACATAAATGAAAGACAGCAACAGATCATACAATACATTGAAGAAAAACAACCCGTTAAGTTGAATGATATTGTAAAAGGACTCCCCGATCTTTCCGTTCACACCATTAAAAAAGACCTGCAATTGTTAGTTCAGCAACAGATGATTAGCAAAGCTGGTGAGAAGAAAGGCACGGTTTATATAAAACGATTAAATACGTGA
- a CDS encoding alpha/beta fold hydrolase, giving the protein MKNLLKTNSLKSILLIAIIIAAAFQSNGQETKPSASGYAPVNGIKVYYEVYGEGKPLVLLHGAFYTIEMNWAQLIPELSKTRKVIAIEMQGHGHTPFSDRALSITTLASDVEKLMDYLKIDSADVAGYSMGGSVAYQFAVQSPKRLRKLVIISSTYKSNGWLPIVNGGFKNFKPEFFDNTPIKDAYDAVAPDKTKWRKFLTQMFAFAQVPFNVGDSRIAKITAPVLIISGDNDGLDKIELAKTYQLLGGGVAADLAPMPKSHLAIVPSQGHVTLMMQTKTILGYLNDFLK; this is encoded by the coding sequence ATGAAAAATTTACTCAAAACCAATTCACTTAAATCAATATTGCTAATTGCAATTATTATAGCTGCAGCCTTTCAATCGAACGGACAAGAAACCAAACCTTCCGCTAGTGGCTACGCACCTGTGAATGGCATCAAAGTTTATTACGAAGTATATGGTGAGGGCAAACCTCTTGTTTTACTGCATGGCGCTTTTTATACCATTGAAATGAACTGGGCCCAATTGATTCCTGAGTTGTCGAAAACCAGGAAAGTAATTGCCATTGAAATGCAAGGACATGGACATACGCCGTTTTCAGACAGGGCATTATCAATAACTACTTTAGCAAGTGACGTGGAAAAACTGATGGATTACCTGAAAATAGACAGTGCCGATGTAGCAGGATATAGTATGGGTGGCTCTGTGGCTTATCAGTTTGCTGTCCAAAGTCCTAAACGGTTAAGAAAATTAGTGATTATTTCTTCTACCTATAAAAGCAATGGTTGGCTCCCCATAGTAAACGGCGGGTTTAAAAATTTTAAGCCTGAATTTTTTGATAACACACCCATAAAAGATGCATACGATGCAGTGGCGCCTGATAAAACAAAATGGAGAAAGTTTTTAACGCAGATGTTTGCTTTCGCCCAGGTTCCATTCAATGTCGGTGATTCCAGGATTGCGAAAATTACCGCCCCTGTATTAATCATATCCGGTGACAACGACGGACTGGATAAAATTGAGTTGGCAAAAACATACCAATTATTGGGAGGTGGTGTTGCTGCTGATTTAGCACCGATGCCAAAATCGCATTTGGCCATTGTTCCTTCACAAGGGCATGTTACCCTGATGATGCAAACGAAAACTATATTAGGCTATCTGAATGATTTTTTAAAGTAA
- a CDS encoding dihydrofolate reductase family protein, which yields MRKIISFMHISLDGFVAGPNGEMNWIKVDEEVFDHVGKRISEGDTALYGRVTYQMMENYWPTAGDKPGASKHDIEHSKWYKKVHKVVLSKTMKDADLTNTTIISDNLPESINEIKQQPGADILLFGSPEATHSLIQLGLIDGYWLFVNPIVLGKGIPLFVDIKDKIKLKLLSTRQFTSGVTELNYTVDRP from the coding sequence ATGAGAAAGATAATTTCATTCATGCACATATCGCTTGACGGTTTTGTAGCAGGACCGAACGGAGAAATGAACTGGATCAAAGTTGATGAAGAAGTTTTTGATCATGTAGGTAAGCGGATTAGTGAAGGCGACACTGCATTATATGGCCGGGTAACTTACCAGATGATGGAAAATTACTGGCCTACCGCAGGAGACAAGCCGGGAGCCTCCAAACACGATATTGAACATTCAAAGTGGTACAAAAAAGTTCACAAAGTTGTTTTATCAAAAACAATGAAAGATGCGGATTTGACTAACACAACAATTATAAGCGACAATCTTCCGGAGAGCATAAATGAAATAAAACAACAGCCTGGTGCAGACATCTTGCTTTTTGGCAGCCCAGAAGCAACACATTCATTGATTCAACTGGGCTTAATTGATGGCTACTGGCTGTTTGTTAATCCAATTGTTCTTGGAAAAGGCATTCCATTGTTTGTAGACATCAAAGACAAAATAAAACTAAAACTATTGTCTACCCGGCAATTTACTTCCGGGGTAACTGAACTGAATTACACAGTGGACAGACCATAA
- a CDS encoding TonB-dependent receptor — protein sequence MRHTLLVCMLFLACTGIYAQHTIRLQIKKDEEKQPLAGATATIPSLKKSVVSDSGGIAVFTNIAAGSYKITISFVGFEERSITVAVPQPAATLTEILLKEAEANEQEVVVTATRTSRTISDIPTRVETISGEELEEKGNMKPGDIRMLLNESTGIQTQQTSATSYNSSIRIQGLDGRYTQILRDGFPLYSGFSGGLSLMQVAPLDLKQIEVIKGSSSTLYGGGAIAGLVNLVSKTPTAKREHSFLGNATSAGGIDLSGFYSQRFKKIGVTVFGSGNTSKAYDPAGIGLTAIPQSERYTIQPRLFFYGDRTTANIGFGYITENRTGGSMDYIEKGAPSYFEKNHTDRFSTQAQLTHKLSNKEQLIIKYSYTRFNRLIQIPAYAFSGLQQSSFSEAVYNRSGAYTQWIAGANFLTDDFKEKGNDPLRNYDYHTLGAFIQNTWTPIKKLSFETGLRGDYVKQFGFEWLPRVAVLFKVSPALTARLGGGMGYKNPTLFTEEAERMQFQHILPINENTTVNERSSGGSLDVNYRTKIGDAGISFNQLFFYTWLNKPLVLTATGASSYQFINANGYIDTKGTESNVRITYGDFKLFLGYTYAYVNTHFDHVKSWYPLTARHRLNNVLMYEKEGKFKIGAEAYYCSPQKLGDGMLGKSYWTIGLMGERSWHRFAVFLNLENITDTRQTRFDTIYQGTLANPSFRDIYAPVEGFVANGGVRIRL from the coding sequence ATGAGGCACACATTATTAGTGTGTATGTTGTTCCTGGCCTGTACAGGTATTTATGCGCAGCATACGATCAGGTTACAAATAAAGAAAGACGAAGAAAAGCAACCGCTTGCCGGAGCAACAGCAACTATTCCCTCACTTAAGAAATCCGTTGTATCTGACAGCGGCGGTATTGCCGTCTTTACCAATATAGCAGCAGGATCTTACAAAATAACCATCTCTTTTGTGGGGTTCGAAGAGCGATCCATCACCGTTGCTGTTCCGCAACCGGCTGCAACACTTACGGAAATACTGCTGAAAGAAGCGGAAGCCAACGAACAGGAAGTGGTGGTAACCGCTACCCGAACCAGCAGAACCATCAGCGATATACCCACAAGGGTGGAAACCATTTCAGGAGAAGAACTGGAAGAAAAAGGCAACATGAAACCCGGCGATATCCGGATGCTCCTGAATGAAAGCACCGGTATCCAAACGCAGCAAACATCGGCCACTTCTTACAATTCCAGTATCCGCATACAGGGGCTGGACGGCCGGTACACACAAATACTCAGGGATGGGTTTCCGCTCTATTCCGGCTTTTCCGGCGGATTGAGTTTAATGCAGGTAGCGCCGCTTGATCTCAAACAAATAGAAGTAATCAAGGGCTCCTCTTCTACACTTTATGGCGGTGGCGCTATTGCTGGCCTGGTGAACCTGGTTTCCAAAACACCCACAGCGAAAAGAGAACACTCATTTCTGGGCAATGCAACTTCTGCCGGAGGTATTGACCTCAGTGGTTTTTACAGCCAGCGATTCAAAAAGATTGGCGTAACCGTTTTTGGGTCCGGGAATACCAGCAAAGCGTATGATCCCGCCGGTATCGGCTTAACAGCTATTCCTCAATCGGAACGTTATACTATTCAACCGCGCCTGTTCTTTTATGGTGATCGAACAACTGCCAATATTGGCTTTGGCTATATCACCGAAAACCGCACTGGCGGCAGTATGGATTATATTGAAAAAGGAGCGCCAAGTTATTTTGAAAAGAACCACACCGACCGATTCTCCACGCAGGCACAGCTGACACATAAACTCAGCAACAAAGAACAACTGATTATCAAATACAGTTATACCCGGTTCAACCGCTTGATTCAAATTCCCGCATACGCTTTCAGCGGCTTGCAGCAATCTTCCTTTTCAGAAGCTGTTTACAACCGTTCAGGAGCATACACACAATGGATAGCAGGAGCCAATTTCCTGACCGACGATTTTAAAGAGAAAGGCAACGATCCCTTGCGTAACTATGATTACCATACCCTTGGCGCATTTATTCAGAACACCTGGACACCCATCAAAAAGCTTTCCTTTGAAACAGGTTTGCGGGGCGATTATGTAAAGCAGTTTGGTTTTGAATGGTTGCCCAGGGTCGCTGTTCTGTTCAAAGTTTCTCCTGCACTCACAGCGCGACTGGGAGGCGGCATGGGTTACAAAAATCCTACGCTGTTCACCGAAGAAGCAGAGCGCATGCAGTTTCAGCATATCCTGCCCATCAATGAAAATACCACCGTCAATGAACGCTCATCAGGCGGCAGCCTGGATGTGAACTATCGTACAAAGATCGGCGATGCCGGTATCTCATTTAATCAATTGTTCTTTTACACCTGGCTCAACAAGCCATTGGTATTAACTGCAACGGGCGCCAGCAGTTACCAATTCATCAATGCCAACGGGTATATAGATACCAAAGGAACAGAAAGCAATGTGCGCATTACTTATGGAGATTTCAAGTTGTTCCTGGGTTATACTTATGCTTATGTGAATACGCATTTCGATCATGTAAAGAGCTGGTATCCTTTAACAGCCCGGCACAGGCTGAACAATGTATTGATGTATGAGAAAGAAGGAAAATTCAAGATTGGAGCGGAGGCGTATTATTGCAGTCCGCAAAAATTAGGCGATGGGATGCTTGGTAAATCTTACTGGACAATTGGATTGATGGGAGAACGGTCATGGCATCGTTTTGCTGTCTTTCTCAACCTTGAGAACATTACCGATACCAGGCAGACCAGGTTCGATACCATTTACCAGGGCACACTTGCCAATCCATCGTTCAGGGATATTTATGCGCCTGTTGAAGGTTTTGTTGCCAATGGGGGAGTAAGGATCAGGCTTTAA
- a CDS encoding TlpA disulfide reductase family protein, with product MRKLLLSVFILFAVVLKAQKKTGEFILNGIIENPQTSHLYLRYTNNEGVSILDSAAIQNGQFQFRGHINEPTLAIFKANKQIIPDDENLNIISFYLEPVTMEVNVTYNEFLKAKFTGSKTQNETKLLGRYCDTIKSNSPTKFESYSNATRAFIRDHPGSFVSLSNLNGYKGWWPIDSVISLFNILSPTFKGTHTGVELSTFIRKKMETAVGTTAGLFRTVDVNGKTVNLEHFRGKYVLLDFWGSWCAPCREGMPHMKEVYKKYKDRRLAVIAVAHENDESDKPWKEAIAKDATQMFIHVRSELKNDPVYKKISDQYFVTSFPTKFLIDPSGKIIGKYLGSDDDSKLDQKLVELFP from the coding sequence ATGAGAAAACTATTGCTGTCAGTCTTTATCCTGTTTGCCGTTGTTCTCAAAGCACAAAAAAAGACAGGCGAGTTTATTTTAAATGGCATCATCGAAAACCCACAAACTTCTCATTTATACCTGCGCTATACCAACAATGAAGGGGTTTCTATTTTAGACAGCGCGGCCATTCAAAACGGGCAATTTCAGTTCAGAGGGCATATCAATGAGCCCACACTTGCCATTTTTAAAGCGAACAAACAAATCATTCCTGATGATGAAAATCTCAACATCATTTCCTTTTATCTTGAACCGGTAACGATGGAAGTTAATGTTACCTACAACGAATTTTTAAAAGCAAAATTTACCGGATCAAAAACGCAGAACGAAACAAAATTATTGGGCAGGTATTGTGATACAATCAAGTCCAATAGCCCTACGAAATTTGAGAGTTATTCAAACGCCACCAGGGCTTTCATACGGGATCATCCAGGTTCCTTTGTCAGTCTTTCCAATCTTAATGGATATAAAGGCTGGTGGCCTATTGATTCTGTTATTTCATTATTCAACATATTATCTCCGACTTTTAAAGGAACCCATACAGGGGTGGAATTGAGCACTTTCATAAGAAAAAAAATGGAGACAGCCGTTGGAACAACGGCCGGCCTGTTCCGAACGGTTGATGTTAATGGGAAAACAGTAAACCTCGAGCACTTCAGAGGAAAGTATGTATTATTGGATTTCTGGGGAAGCTGGTGTGCCCCCTGCAGGGAAGGCATGCCGCACATGAAAGAGGTGTATAAAAAATATAAAGATCGGAGACTGGCAGTTATAGCAGTAGCACATGAAAATGATGAGTCTGACAAACCCTGGAAAGAGGCCATTGCAAAAGATGCCACACAAATGTTTATTCATGTGCGGTCTGAGTTAAAAAACGATCCTGTTTATAAAAAAATATCCGACCAATATTTTGTCACTTCGTTTCCTACTAAATTCCTCATAGATCCTTCCGGTAAGATCATCGGCAAATACCTGGGGTCTGATGATGACAGTAAACTTGATCAAAAGCTGGTTGAACTATTCCCATGA
- a CDS encoding dihydrofolate reductase family protein: MRKIIVTEFITLDGVVEAPGGNETPHPHGGWQFNYNAPETGQYKVDELASVDTLLLGKNTYELFAGYWPSQTGGGFADCINRYPKYVVSHSLQKTEWNNSHILRDVAKDVAALKKTDGGDILVYGSATLVKALLHHDLVDELRLMVFPLSIGGGLRLFEDNRALKKFELKHSQTINNGVLILEYQPVK, encoded by the coding sequence ATGCGAAAAATTATCGTAACCGAATTCATCACCCTCGATGGTGTTGTGGAAGCGCCCGGCGGTAATGAAACGCCGCATCCTCATGGTGGGTGGCAATTTAATTACAATGCCCCGGAAACCGGACAGTACAAGGTAGATGAGCTTGCCAGTGTAGACACCTTATTGTTGGGTAAAAACACCTATGAATTATTCGCCGGATACTGGCCCAGCCAGACTGGCGGCGGATTTGCCGACTGCATCAACCGTTATCCGAAATATGTGGTATCTCATAGCCTGCAAAAAACAGAGTGGAACAACAGCCATATCCTGCGCGACGTTGCCAAAGATGTTGCCGCACTTAAGAAAACCGATGGAGGAGATATCCTTGTTTATGGAAGTGCCACACTCGTAAAAGCGTTGCTTCACCACGATCTTGTAGACGAGTTACGGCTGATGGTATTTCCACTCTCGATAGGCGGTGGATTGAGGCTCTTCGAAGACAACCGGGCATTAAAGAAATTCGAACTCAAACATTCACAAACGATCAACAACGGCGTTCTTATCCTAGAATATCAACCGGTCAAGTGA
- a CDS encoding GNAT family N-acetyltransferase — protein MTGIEVKKATRNDIEQLQSIGRQTFYETFSVWNTEENMTKYLEENFSSEKLTAELNDKNAEFYFALLDNKVIGYLKLNFRQSQTEIKDADALEIERIYVLQAFHGKKIGQVLYEKAIQVADLMNAHYVWLGVWEENKKAISFYRKNGFVEFDKHIFKLGNDEQTDIMMKKMLIPFNMQPVLENKQIALYPLQDDDFEDLYAVASDPKIWEQHPNKDRWKKEVFKIFFDGAIRSKGAFKIVDKTTGKVIGSTRIYDYNRQESSLLIGYTFYGTAYWGKGINHAVKTMMLDYVFKFVSKVYFHIGAGNIRSQIAIGRLGATKVAEQEVAYFGEAPKLNFVYEITKENWNLN, from the coding sequence ATGACAGGTATAGAAGTAAAAAAGGCAACACGCAATGATATTGAGCAATTGCAAAGCATTGGCAGGCAAACTTTTTATGAAACATTCTCGGTATGGAACACCGAAGAAAATATGACGAAATATTTGGAAGAAAATTTTTCTTCGGAGAAGCTGACTGCCGAATTGAACGATAAAAATGCTGAGTTTTATTTTGCCCTGCTTGACAATAAAGTGATTGGTTATCTGAAACTGAACTTCAGGCAATCACAGACAGAGATAAAAGACGCTGACGCACTTGAAATAGAACGAATCTATGTATTGCAGGCGTTCCATGGCAAGAAAATCGGGCAAGTACTTTACGAAAAAGCAATCCAGGTAGCTGACCTGATGAATGCTCATTATGTTTGGTTGGGTGTTTGGGAAGAAAACAAAAAAGCCATCAGTTTTTACAGGAAAAACGGCTTTGTGGAGTTTGATAAACATATCTTCAAACTAGGCAATGATGAGCAGACAGATATCATGATGAAAAAAATGTTGATCCCGTTCAACATGCAACCTGTATTAGAGAATAAACAAATAGCCCTTTACCCATTGCAGGATGATGATTTTGAAGATCTATATGCGGTAGCTTCCGACCCCAAAATATGGGAGCAACATCCCAATAAGGACCGTTGGAAAAAGGAGGTGTTCAAAATATTTTTTGATGGTGCAATACGAAGCAAGGGCGCATTTAAAATAGTAGACAAAACCACAGGAAAAGTGATCGGCAGTACCCGGATATATGATTACAATAGGCAGGAAAGCAGCTTGCTGATCGGATATACTTTTTACGGAACAGCTTATTGGGGAAAAGGCATCAACCATGCTGTTAAAACAATGATGCTGGATTATGTTTTTAAGTTTGTTTCAAAAGTATATTTCCATATTGGCGCGGGCAATATCCGTTCTCAAATAGCCATTGGCCGTTTGGGGGCAACCAAAGTAGCCGAGCAGGAAGTGGCTTATTTCGGTGAAGCGCCCAAGTTGAATTTTGTATATGAGATCACTAAAGAAAACTGGAATTTGAATTAA
- a CDS encoding alpha-galactosidase, which translates to MRIASVTSLLLGLSIFNSSLAQVQPDYHHRLTPIMGWSSWNNFRVGINEALIKKQADALVSSGMKQAGYSFINIDDGYFGGRDEKGNIKPHPVRFPGGMKKLADYIHAKGLKAGIYSDAGINTCASIWDKDTIGVGMG; encoded by the coding sequence ATGCGAATAGCTTCTGTTACTTCACTCCTGCTAGGCCTGTCAATATTCAATAGCTCCCTCGCGCAGGTGCAGCCGGATTATCACCATCGACTGACTCCCATCATGGGCTGGTCTAGCTGGAATAATTTCAGGGTGGGGATCAATGAAGCGCTTATCAAAAAGCAGGCAGATGCTTTGGTATCCAGCGGTATGAAGCAGGCCGGCTATTCGTTCATCAATATAGATGATGGTTATTTTGGCGGAAGGGATGAAAAGGGAAATATCAAACCGCATCCTGTCCGCTTCCCGGGAGGAATGAAAAAGTTAGCCGATTATATTCATGCAAAAGGATTGAAAGCCGGGATCTATTCAGATGCAGGCATCAATACATGCGCTTCTATCTGGGATAAAGATACCATTGGTGTAGGCATGGGGTAG